From the genome of Pseudomonas sp. PDM14:
GATGTGCTGGCGCAGCTGCCGGCTCAGGAGCAGGCGCGCACGGTGCTGCTCGACGTGCTGCTCAAGGCGCCGGAAGGCAAGGCGCTGAGTGCCCTGGGCGGGCGTCTGCGGGTGAAGACCTGGAGCTGGCTGGCCGAGCACGACAACCAGGCGCGTCAGGGTGGTTTCGCTGGCTGGCTGACTGACGGCTCGCCGCTGTGGGTCGGTGGTCCGGGAACCAGCCAGAGCATTCTCGTGCGCTACGGCGAGGTGCTCGACGGTGCACTGCCGACTCCCTGGCCGGGCGATGCCGGTACCTGCGTCGAAGTCGAGCTGTTCAGCCGTTACCCGCTGCGCGAGGTGCGTCAGACGGGCTCGGCGCAGGCGGTGCCGGCCGGTGCACTGCGTGGTCACTACGAGGTCGAGTTCGCCAACGGCAACCGTCTGCCCATCGAGAGCACCGGAGAACTGTTCCTCGCCCGCAGCGCGGATCATCTGCAACTGATCGCGCGCCTTTCGCGTGAGGACTACGTCGCCCGAGTGCTCGACCGTGAAGCCAATGCGCAGCCGGCAGAAGCGGCCAAGGCCCTGGCCATCGCGATCCGCACCTACCTGCTGCAGAGCGCGCAGCGCCGCGGCGAATGCCTGGCGATTGGCGACAGCAGCGCCAGTCAGCGCGTGGCGCCGCGCCCGGCTTCGGCGGCGGCGCGGCAGATCGCGGCCTGGACCGACGACCTGGTGCTGGCCGGCAGCCCGGTCACCTACCACTCCGACCAGCCCGGGCGTGATCGCCTGGCCTGGCAGCAGGCGGTCGAACAGGCCGCCAGCGGCATGCGCTACGACGCCATTCTGCTGCGCGCCTACCCACGCGCCAGCCTCAGTCGCTGGGACAAGCCGGTCGCCGCCTGCCAGCCACTCGCTGCTGCCGAGGCCTGGCTGCTGGCACAGCAGCGCCAGTGGCGGCCGCGCCTGGATGGTGAGCCGGGCTACAGCGAGACGCGCCAGTTCGCCGTCTGCCAGCTGGTGTCCGGGCGCCCCTATGTCGACCGCGAGCGGCGGCGCATCTTCGTGCGCGGCCTGCATTCGCTGCAGGACCGTCTCGACCTGACCCACGAATACCTGCACCTGGCCTTCGAGGCCCACCCCAACGGCCAGGATGAAGACTATGTCGAAAGCCTCGCCCGCCACCTACTTCTGGAATAGTCCCATGCGCGCTCGTCTCTCCGTCACCGCAACCCTGCTGGCCAGCCTATTGCCGCTGGCCAGTACGCAGGCCGCCGACCAGGTGCGCATCGATACCCCGGTCGCCGGCTGGCGCCAGGGCTCCGGTGAAGGCGCGCGCTTCATGCAGCAGGTCAACTACCCGGCGTCGTCGGTCAACGTCGCTGCCGACCAAGCGCAGACCGCGCGCATCAGCGGCTCGATCCAGGCGCAGCCGAAGGCCGACGCCGGCCCGGCGCGGCTGATCGTCAACGGCATCAGCATGCCGCTCAAGGTGCAGGAAGACGGCCGCTTCGACCGCCCGTTCGTGTTTCCCGCCGGCAGCAACAGCGTGGAAGTGCGCAGCCCAGACGGCAGCGGCAAGCGTCGTGTGCAGTTCTACAACGGTGGCAGCGGCGAGACGCCGGCCAGGCTGCGCGTGGTGCTGTCGTGGGACAGCGACAACACCGACCTCGACCTGCATCTGGTCACGCCCGATGCCGGGCATGTCTGGTACGGCGAGCGTGGCCTGGCCAACGGCGCGGCGCTGGATGTCGACGTGACCACCGGCTACGGCCCGGAAATGATCGCCTCGCCGACCCCGCTCAAGGGCCAGTACCTGGTCTACGTGAACTACTACGGCGGCGGCTACCGCGACGGCGACGCGGCCCAGGCGCTGACCACCGCGCAGCTCACGGTGATCAGCGAAGAGGGCACGGTCAACGAGAAGCAGGAGTCGTTCATCGTGCCGATGCGCACGCCAGGCGAGCTGACGCTGGTGAAGCGTTTCAGCTATCCATAACGCATGAGGGGCGCGCGCACCCCGATAAGCCGCCTCGCGAGTTCACCACGGCGCTTATGGCGCGTAGGGTGCTGTCCGCCTGGCGATCAGGCGTGGTCGGCCTGCCAGGCGTCGATCACTTCCTGCGCCGCGCGGAAGGCGTCGATAGCGGCTGGCACGCCGGCATACACCGCGCAGTGCAGCAGGGTTTCTCTGATCTCTTCCACCGTGCAGCCGTTGTTCAGCGCGCCACGCACGTGGCCATTGAGTTCCTGCGGGCATTTCAGCGCGGTGAGGGCGGAGAGGGTGATCAGGCTGCGGGTCTTCAGCGGCAGGCCCTCGCGGTTCCACACGCCGCCCCAGGCGTGCTGGTTGACGAAATCCTGCAGCGGCTGGCTGAAGTCGGTGGCGTTGTTCAGGGCGCGGTCGACGAAGCTGTCGCCCATCACCTGGCGGCGTACCTGCTCGCCGGTTTTCGTGTCGCTCATGGTGGCTCTCCGTGGTCAGTCGAGGCTTTGCACGCGCACCGGCACCACGCCGCTGCGCAGCATGTCCAGTTGCTCGGCGGCGCGTTGTGAGACGTCGATGATGCGTCCGCGCCCGTAGGGTCCGCGATCATTGATGCGGACCACCACGGAGCGGTCGTTGTCGAGGTTGGTCACCCGCACCTGGGTGCCGAAGGGCAGGGTGCGGTGCGCGGCGGTCATGGCGTTCTGGTCGAAGCG
Proteins encoded in this window:
- a CDS encoding DUF2300 domain-containing protein, whose translation is MRLGWLLLVLLPLLGEAGEPPLQLALRGSQGDQLISLSPQQVLARTALPGELQAPLGSLWKLFVYAYLVDQQRAEPPYVCKGQDRDEVYCCAPGESIERDRALAQSCGLYFEPARLQLDAAEWARYWQAHAAPLWLQDLGQLKPEKRIAVAELLDVLAQLPAQEQARTVLLDVLLKAPEGKALSALGGRLRVKTWSWLAEHDNQARQGGFAGWLTDGSPLWVGGPGTSQSILVRYGEVLDGALPTPWPGDAGTCVEVELFSRYPLREVRQTGSAQAVPAGALRGHYEVEFANGNRLPIESTGELFLARSADHLQLIARLSREDYVARVLDREANAQPAEAAKALAIAIRTYLLQSAQRRGECLAIGDSSASQRVAPRPASAAARQIAAWTDDLVLAGSPVTYHSDQPGRDRLAWQQAVEQAASGMRYDAILLRAYPRASLSRWDKPVAACQPLAAAEAWLLAQQRQWRPRLDGEPGYSETRQFAVCQLVSGRPYVDRERRRIFVRGLHSLQDRLDLTHEYLHLAFEAHPNGQDEDYVESLARHLLLE
- a CDS encoding YfaP family protein; the protein is MRARLSVTATLLASLLPLASTQAADQVRIDTPVAGWRQGSGEGARFMQQVNYPASSVNVAADQAQTARISGSIQAQPKADAGPARLIVNGISMPLKVQEDGRFDRPFVFPAGSNSVEVRSPDGSGKRRVQFYNGGSGETPARLRVVLSWDSDNTDLDLHLVTPDAGHVWYGERGLANGAALDVDVTTGYGPEMIASPTPLKGQYLVYVNYYGGGYRDGDAAQALTTAQLTVISEEGTVNEKQESFIVPMRTPGELTLVKRFSYP
- a CDS encoding carboxymuconolactone decarboxylase family protein, which gives rise to MSDTKTGEQVRRQVMGDSFVDRALNNATDFSQPLQDFVNQHAWGGVWNREGLPLKTRSLITLSALTALKCPQELNGHVRGALNNGCTVEEIRETLLHCAVYAGVPAAIDAFRAAQEVIDAWQADHA
- a CDS encoding septal ring lytic transglycosylase RlpA family protein, which gives rise to MRRLSILLTMIGLLSGCSLVPTGQGGSTAAGYSAEGKASYYGKRHHGNKTASGERFDQNAMTAAHRTLPFGTQVRVTNLDNDRSVVVRINDRGPYGRGRIIDVSQRAAEQLDMLRSGVVPVRVQSLD